From Rubrivirga sp. SAORIC476, a single genomic window includes:
- a CDS encoding UDP-N-acetylmuramoyl-L-alanyl-D-glutamate--2,6-diaminopimelate ligase produces the protein MSALHPLLPTVHVAPRPLADLVDGLRVSGLLADDAVGPTDMLISGVTLDSREAAEGVVFAAVRPDTHTGRDGHDFVDDALARGASAALVSESWLAAHSSAPEPLGKGERLPGAAFVPTTDPRAALAEVAGHVYGRPGDALALLGVTGTNGKTTTVFLLHHLLTALGQTAGLVGTVENRIGTERYATQFTTPEAPALQRLLRAMVEGGCSHAAMEVSSHGLALDRVGGLAFDVAVFTNLTQDHLDYHRTFAEYEGAKKRLFDGLSEGAVAIVNADDPVSARMTADTAARVVTYGTSPDADVRVEVVENAVDGLTLRLGGTERRYQMAGRFNALNLAAAYAAGVALGFPEADVLDALAAAPGVPGRFETVREGGVLGVVDYAHTPDALDNVLATAREIVPAGNQLWAVFGCGGDRDAGKRPQMAAIAEARADRVVITSDNPRTEDPDAILDDVAVGLADAAAADRIADRAEAIAFAAAHAASGDVIVVAGKGHETYQIVGTERRDFDDRAVLRDALTSRVAA, from the coding sequence ATGAGCGCACTCCACCCCCTGCTCCCGACGGTCCACGTCGCCCCGAGACCCCTCGCGGACCTCGTGGACGGGCTGCGAGTAAGCGGTCTGCTCGCGGATGACGCCGTCGGCCCGACCGACATGCTGATCAGCGGCGTGACCCTCGACAGCCGCGAGGCTGCAGAGGGCGTGGTGTTCGCCGCCGTTCGGCCCGATACCCACACTGGCCGCGACGGCCACGACTTCGTCGACGACGCGCTCGCGCGCGGCGCCTCGGCCGCTCTCGTCTCCGAGAGCTGGCTGGCCGCGCACTCGTCGGCACCGGAACCCTTGGGGAAGGGTGAGCGCCTCCCCGGCGCGGCTTTCGTTCCGACGACGGATCCGAGAGCCGCGCTGGCGGAGGTTGCGGGGCACGTCTACGGACGCCCCGGCGACGCGCTCGCTCTCCTCGGCGTGACCGGCACGAACGGCAAGACGACGACCGTCTTCCTGCTCCACCACCTGCTGACCGCGCTCGGCCAGACCGCCGGGCTCGTCGGCACGGTCGAGAACCGGATCGGCACGGAGCGCTACGCGACCCAGTTCACGACGCCCGAGGCGCCCGCGCTGCAGCGGCTCCTCCGCGCAATGGTCGAGGGCGGCTGCTCGCATGCGGCCATGGAGGTGTCCAGCCACGGGCTCGCGCTCGACCGCGTCGGCGGGCTGGCCTTCGACGTGGCCGTGTTCACCAACCTGACCCAGGACCACCTCGACTACCACCGGACGTTCGCCGAGTACGAGGGCGCCAAGAAGCGCCTCTTCGACGGCCTCTCCGAAGGCGCGGTCGCCATCGTCAACGCCGACGACCCGGTGTCCGCGCGGATGACGGCCGACACGGCCGCGCGCGTGGTCACCTACGGCACGAGCCCCGACGCCGACGTGCGCGTGGAGGTGGTCGAGAACGCCGTCGACGGCCTGACCCTCCGCCTCGGGGGCACCGAGCGCCGCTACCAGATGGCGGGCCGCTTCAACGCACTCAACCTGGCCGCAGCCTACGCGGCGGGCGTCGCTCTCGGCTTCCCCGAGGCCGACGTGCTGGACGCGCTCGCGGCAGCGCCCGGCGTCCCTGGCCGCTTCGAGACGGTCCGCGAGGGCGGCGTGCTCGGGGTGGTCGACTACGCCCACACGCCGGACGCGCTCGACAACGTGCTCGCCACCGCCCGCGAGATCGTGCCCGCGGGCAACCAGCTCTGGGCCGTCTTCGGCTGCGGGGGCGACCGCGACGCGGGCAAGCGCCCCCAGATGGCGGCCATCGCCGAGGCCCGCGCCGACCGCGTGGTGATCACCTCCGACAACCCGCGCACCGAAGACCCGGACGCCATCCTCGACGACGTCGCCGTCGGCCTGGCGGATGCCGCCGCCGCGGACCGGATCGCAGACCGCGCCGAGGCCATCGCCTTCGCCGCCGCACACGCTGCCTCGGGCGACGTGATCGTGGTGGCCGGCAAGGGCCACGAGACCTACCAGATCGTCGGCACCGAGCGCCGCGACTTCGACGACCGTGCCGTCCTCCGCGACGCCCTCACCTCCCGCGTCGCCGCATAA
- a CDS encoding penicillin-binding transpeptidase domain-containing protein codes for MRGLALPTLDPSLLTLHLFTRPVIAARDSILTRLYVVFVVLLALPILVVGKLVQIHMSEGEELRAQGERQSESVIELAAQRGAILDRRGRALVVNTARYEVAADPTVAGFEARASELYTLLGRLTGTSAEYYRTRVADRSSRQYVVLVRDLDEAAKEALDAGDFRGLIVSGSYRRRYNYGTRAAHVLGHVTRDLDGVAGLEMTLDDALQGTPGRQAVQRDRRGVVRAVVGGTRVEPQHGDNVVLTIDLVRQAILEEELARGVAEAGAAWGTAVALDPHSGAILAMANVPTYDPNRAGAYSDAARRNHAVVDRIEPGSTFKLVTAIAALESGAVAPDDVFDTGEGWRVFHGRTVQDAHGYGRITFAQAIAKSSNIAMAEAAERIGAGPLYQAARDLGFGQPTFVDMPGEVAGSLRKPEDWSGATLTSMSRGYGVEVTPLQLAVAYSALANGGLLVRPYVVDQRRDPTTGRVLWAVQPDSVRRAFREDTARRLMPFFEDVVSPEGTAPLARVAGLRVAGKTGTAQRAVGGGYSRTYRSSFVGMFPVENPEVVLAIVLDNPTNGYGGGTVAAPIFGATARRWIGTFPTIAERVAPSGTIAARTVGRVPRVDGMPGTLAAQLVRAEGFRVRYDDDLPWQPVSMHDDRDSLDLHDTLRLDEAEDAAARMPDLRGRSVRQAVAWLRMLGVDTRVQGHGTVRVQSVAAGRPLPTSVSLTARAR; via the coding sequence GTGAGGGGGCTCGCCCTCCCCACTCTCGATCCCTCACTGCTCACCCTCCACCTTTTTACCCGCCCGGTCATCGCCGCTCGCGACTCCATTCTCACCCGGCTCTACGTCGTCTTCGTGGTGCTCCTGGCTCTCCCGATCCTCGTGGTCGGGAAGCTGGTGCAGATCCACATGAGCGAGGGCGAGGAGCTGCGTGCGCAGGGCGAGCGCCAGTCGGAGAGCGTGATCGAGCTGGCCGCGCAGCGGGGCGCCATCCTCGACCGGCGCGGGCGGGCGCTCGTCGTCAACACGGCGCGGTACGAGGTCGCGGCCGACCCCACGGTGGCGGGCTTCGAGGCGCGGGCGAGCGAGCTGTACACGCTCCTCGGGCGGCTGACGGGCACGAGCGCCGAGTACTACCGGACGCGCGTCGCCGACCGGTCCAGCCGGCAGTACGTGGTGCTGGTGCGCGACCTCGACGAGGCGGCCAAGGAGGCCCTCGATGCGGGCGACTTCCGCGGGCTGATCGTGAGCGGTTCGTACCGGCGGCGCTACAACTACGGGACGCGCGCGGCGCACGTGCTCGGCCACGTCACCCGTGACCTCGACGGCGTCGCCGGGCTGGAGATGACGCTGGACGACGCCCTCCAGGGCACGCCCGGCCGCCAGGCCGTCCAGCGCGACCGCCGTGGCGTCGTCCGCGCCGTGGTCGGCGGGACGCGCGTGGAGCCGCAGCACGGCGACAACGTGGTGCTGACCATCGACCTCGTGCGGCAGGCCATCCTGGAGGAGGAACTGGCCCGCGGCGTCGCCGAGGCGGGCGCTGCGTGGGGCACGGCCGTCGCCCTCGACCCCCACTCGGGCGCCATCCTCGCGATGGCCAACGTGCCCACCTACGATCCCAACCGCGCAGGCGCGTACTCGGACGCCGCCCGCCGCAACCACGCCGTCGTGGACCGCATCGAGCCCGGCTCGACGTTCAAGCTCGTCACCGCCATCGCGGCGCTGGAGAGCGGCGCCGTCGCGCCGGACGACGTGTTCGACACCGGCGAGGGCTGGCGCGTCTTCCACGGGCGGACGGTGCAGGACGCCCACGGCTACGGCCGGATCACGTTCGCGCAGGCCATCGCCAAGTCGTCCAACATCGCGATGGCCGAGGCGGCCGAGCGGATCGGGGCGGGGCCGCTCTACCAGGCCGCCCGCGACCTCGGCTTCGGCCAGCCAACCTTCGTGGACATGCCGGGCGAGGTCGCCGGGTCGCTCCGCAAGCCCGAGGACTGGAGCGGCGCCACGCTGACCTCCATGAGCCGCGGCTACGGCGTCGAGGTGACCCCGCTTCAACTCGCCGTCGCCTACAGCGCCCTCGCCAACGGCGGCCTGCTCGTCCGCCCCTACGTCGTCGACCAGCGGCGCGACCCGACGACCGGGCGCGTGCTCTGGGCGGTCCAGCCGGACTCGGTCCGCCGCGCCTTCCGCGAGGACACGGCTCGGCGCCTGATGCCCTTCTTCGAGGACGTGGTCAGCCCCGAGGGCACGGCGCCGCTGGCGCGCGTCGCCGGGCTGCGCGTGGCGGGCAAGACGGGCACCGCCCAGCGCGCCGTCGGCGGCGGCTACTCGCGGACGTACCGCTCCTCGTTCGTCGGCATGTTCCCCGTCGAGAACCCGGAGGTCGTGCTCGCCATCGTGCTGGACAACCCGACCAACGGCTACGGTGGCGGCACCGTCGCCGCGCCCATCTTCGGCGCGACGGCGCGGCGCTGGATCGGCACGTTCCCGACCATCGCCGAGCGCGTGGCGCCCTCCGGTACCATCGCCGCGCGGACCGTCGGCCGCGTGCCGCGCGTGGACGGGATGCCGGGCACGCTGGCGGCGCAGCTCGTCCGCGCCGAGGGCTTCCGCGTCCGCTACGACGACGACCTGCCGTGGCAGCCCGTCTCGATGCACGACGACCGGGACTCGCTGGACCTGCACGACACCCTCCGCCTCGACGAGGCCGAGGACGCGGCGGCGCGGATGCCCGACCTGCGGGGCCGGAGCGTCCGGCAGGCGGTCGCGTGGCTGCGGATGCTCGGCGTCGACACGCGCGTGCAGGGGCACGGCACCGTCCGCGTGCAGTCGGTAGCCGCCGGGCGCCCGCTGCCCACCTCCGTGTCGCTCACCGCCCGGGCCCGATGA
- the rsmH gene encoding 16S rRNA (cytosine(1402)-N(4))-methyltransferase RsmH, which translates to MTRSRRPRRADRPDVSNVGVGSDVGAGGATGDGGVDARTGSDALRYATPYHAPVLATETLDLLVTDPDGLYVDGTLGGGGHSAALLDVLGPDALVIGVDQDPEALATARERLADAEAAGRFVALKGNFGDLDSLLARSGYGPAHGRPAAGVLLDLGVSSHQLDEGARGFAYGQDGPLDMRMGDKGETAAALIARLRADDLADVIYQYGEERRSRAIARAIKAAAPTTTAALADVVRQSVPTRDELKTLARVFQALRIAVNGEMEVLERALPAALDVLAEGGRLAVIAYHSLEDRRAKQFLRTGRFTAQVEKDSFGNPLTPWRAVTRRPVVATDAETAANPRARSARLRVAAKHSLTEPPERHPGA; encoded by the coding sequence ATGACCCGCTCTCGCCGCCCACGCCGCGCCGATCGCCCCGACGTCTCGAACGTCGGGGTCGGCTCCGACGTGGGCGCCGGCGGCGCGACAGGGGACGGCGGGGTGGATGCCCGGACCGGGAGCGACGCGCTCCGCTACGCGACGCCGTACCACGCGCCGGTGCTCGCCACCGAGACGCTCGACCTGCTGGTCACCGACCCGGACGGACTCTACGTCGACGGGACGCTCGGTGGCGGTGGGCACTCGGCCGCGTTGCTCGACGTGCTCGGGCCGGATGCGCTGGTGATCGGCGTCGACCAGGACCCCGAGGCGCTCGCCACCGCCCGCGAGCGCCTGGCCGACGCCGAGGCCGCCGGCCGGTTCGTCGCACTGAAGGGAAACTTCGGCGACCTCGACAGCCTGCTCGCGCGGTCCGGCTACGGCCCCGCGCACGGCCGCCCCGCAGCGGGTGTGTTGCTCGACCTCGGCGTCAGCAGCCACCAGCTCGACGAGGGCGCGCGCGGCTTCGCCTACGGACAGGACGGTCCGCTGGACATGCGGATGGGCGACAAGGGGGAGACCGCCGCCGCCCTCATCGCCCGCCTCCGCGCCGACGACCTGGCGGACGTGATCTATCAGTACGGCGAGGAGCGCCGCTCGCGCGCCATTGCCCGCGCCATCAAGGCCGCCGCTCCCACGACCACCGCCGCGCTCGCCGACGTGGTCCGCCAGTCCGTCCCCACGCGCGACGAGCTGAAGACGCTCGCCCGCGTCTTCCAGGCCCTCCGCATCGCCGTCAACGGCGAGATGGAGGTGCTGGAGCGCGCGCTGCCCGCCGCTCTCGACGTGCTCGCCGAGGGCGGCCGCCTGGCCGTCATCGCCTACCACAGCCTGGAGGACCGCCGCGCCAAGCAGTTCCTCCGCACCGGCCGCTTCACGGCGCAGGTCGAGAAGGACTCCTTCGGCAACCCGCTCACCCCGTGGCGGGCCGTCACCCGCCGTCCCGTCGTGGCGACGGACGCGGAGACGGCTGCCAACCCTCGCGCCCGGAGCGCTCGCCTCCGCGTCGCCGCAAAGCACTCCCTCACCGAGCCCCCCGAGCGACACCCAGGAGCGTGA
- the mraZ gene encoding division/cell wall cluster transcriptional repressor MraZ produces the protein MAGFKGQAENTIDGKGRLPVPAKMRRELTPDAKSTFVATRGVEQCILLYPLDEWEVIEERIREKNQFVTANRGFVRTLLRWADELTLDAQGRIALPKPLLKFAGLEPGQKVSVLGIMDRLEVWNTETLDAHEDDQEESYESLAERVMGEDGI, from the coding sequence ATGGCCGGCTTCAAAGGACAAGCGGAGAACACCATCGACGGGAAGGGCCGACTGCCCGTCCCGGCGAAGATGCGGCGGGAGCTCACCCCCGACGCCAAGTCCACCTTTGTCGCTACGCGAGGCGTCGAGCAGTGCATCCTCCTCTACCCGCTCGACGAGTGGGAGGTCATCGAGGAGCGCATCCGGGAGAAGAACCAGTTCGTGACCGCCAACCGTGGCTTCGTCCGCACGCTCCTCCGCTGGGCCGACGAACTCACGCTCGACGCCCAGGGCCGCATCGCGCTGCCGAAGCCGCTGCTCAAGTTCGCCGGGCTCGAGCCGGGCCAGAAGGTCAGCGTCCTCGGCATCATGGACCGCCTGGAGGTCTGGAACACGGAGACGCTCGACGCCCACGAAGACGACCAGGAAGAGTCCTACGAATCGCTCGCCGAGCGAGTGATGGGTGAGGATGGGATCTGA
- a CDS encoding LexA family transcriptional regulator, whose translation MRERLTERQNQVYEFLRTYVRRNGKPPTLKEIGAHLDIRSTNGVFKMLSVLEAKGYIVRTKHEARGIEIVDEVALADDEPPGVMMLKLKEGVGKRARVMTSETADHPLPRSRKPLLLDPKLLPDDADLDDCLGVTASDDGMNGAGVRKGDTVVVEEMSWKDIPNGAMAAVFFYDRVVIRRFEYADKRLHFRAADRTYADESARPDDPEFFVIGRALVLLRTLG comes from the coding sequence ATGCGCGAGCGTCTCACCGAACGCCAGAACCAAGTCTACGAGTTCCTGCGGACGTACGTCCGCCGAAACGGGAAGCCGCCGACCCTCAAGGAGATCGGGGCGCACCTCGACATCCGCTCCACCAACGGGGTCTTCAAGATGCTCTCGGTGCTGGAGGCGAAGGGCTACATCGTGCGGACGAAGCACGAGGCGCGCGGCATCGAGATCGTCGACGAGGTGGCGCTCGCCGACGACGAGCCGCCGGGCGTGATGATGCTGAAGCTGAAGGAGGGCGTCGGGAAGCGCGCTCGGGTGATGACGTCCGAGACGGCCGACCACCCGCTGCCGCGCTCGCGCAAGCCGCTGCTCCTCGACCCGAAGCTGCTGCCCGACGACGCCGACCTGGACGACTGCCTGGGGGTGACCGCGAGCGACGACGGGATGAACGGCGCGGGCGTCCGCAAGGGCGACACGGTGGTGGTCGAGGAGATGAGCTGGAAGGACATCCCCAATGGCGCGATGGCGGCGGTGTTCTTCTACGACCGCGTCGTGATCCGGCGCTTCGAGTACGCGGACAAGCGGCTCCACTTCCGCGCGGCCGACCGGACGTACGCCGACGAGTCGGCCCGGCCGGACGACCCGGAGTTCTTCGTCATCGGCCGGGCGCTGGTGCTCCTGCGGACGCTCGGGTGA
- a CDS encoding DUF819 domain-containing protein: MDTTGPAALITDPLQTAALLASVLAAVFALARVPALKRVFDIIPPVIWAYFVPMVLTTLGVTQAYVPETATSAEYINPAYTTFGTVLLPMALFLLMLTIDLRAILSMGRLALIMLVVGTLGIVIGAPIAFLLVGRLIGEPETWQQLAALSGSWIGGTANMVAIQESVGLRDLGPVIVVDTVVGYGWMAILLFLSNYQDRFNAWVGADTSAMDRVNATLQEIDTTRRPIAIDTGAIIIGLGIGAAVLARTLGGAMPSLGDPTIISGGTWAVLIAVTAGLALSFTRMRNLEADGASRIGYVALYLLLTSIGAQGDLGAVQEAPLLLLTGVVWLAVHIGLLFLAAKLLKAPLFFVATGSMANVGGAASAPIVASVYHPAMAPVGLLMAVAGYVLGIYAALGCAWMLGALGG, encoded by the coding sequence ATGGACACCACCGGCCCCGCCGCCCTCATCACCGACCCGCTCCAGACGGCCGCCCTGCTGGCGTCGGTGCTGGCCGCCGTCTTCGCGCTCGCCCGCGTGCCCGCGCTGAAGCGCGTGTTCGACATCATCCCGCCGGTGATCTGGGCCTACTTCGTGCCGATGGTGCTCACCACGCTCGGCGTGACCCAGGCCTACGTGCCCGAGACCGCCACCTCGGCCGAGTACATCAACCCGGCCTACACCACCTTCGGGACCGTCCTCCTCCCGATGGCGCTGTTCCTGCTCATGCTCACCATCGACCTGCGCGCGATCCTGAGCATGGGGCGGCTGGCGCTCATCATGCTGGTCGTCGGCACGCTCGGCATCGTCATCGGAGCGCCCATCGCGTTCCTGCTCGTCGGGCGGCTGATCGGCGAGCCCGAGACGTGGCAGCAGCTCGCCGCCCTGAGCGGGAGCTGGATCGGCGGGACGGCCAACATGGTCGCGATCCAGGAGAGCGTCGGCCTGCGCGACCTCGGCCCCGTCATCGTCGTCGACACCGTCGTCGGCTACGGCTGGATGGCCATCCTCCTCTTCCTGTCCAACTACCAGGACCGGTTCAACGCCTGGGTCGGCGCCGACACCTCGGCGATGGACCGCGTCAACGCGACCCTCCAGGAGATCGACACCACCCGTCGGCCGATCGCCATTGACACCGGCGCCATCATCATCGGCCTGGGCATCGGCGCGGCCGTGCTGGCGCGCACCCTCGGCGGCGCCATGCCCAGCCTGGGCGACCCCACCATCATCTCCGGCGGCACCTGGGCCGTCCTGATCGCCGTCACCGCCGGGCTCGCGCTCTCCTTCACCCGGATGCGCAACCTCGAGGCCGACGGCGCCAGCCGCATCGGCTACGTCGCGCTCTACCTCCTGCTGACCTCCATCGGTGCCCAGGGCGACCTCGGCGCCGTCCAGGAAGCCCCGCTGCTCCTGCTCACCGGCGTCGTCTGGCTGGCCGTCCACATCGGGCTGCTGTTCCTCGCCGCCAAGCTCCTCAAGGCCCCGCTGTTCTTCGTCGCGACCGGCTCGATGGCCAACGTCGGCGGCGCCGCCTCGGCGCCCATCGTGGCGAGCGTCTACCACCCCGCGATGGCGCCGGTCGGCCTGCTGATGGCCGTCGCCGGGTACGTGCTCGGCATCTACGCCGCCCTCGGCTGCGCCTGGATGCTCGGAGCGCTGGGCGGATGA
- a CDS encoding formimidoylglutamase translates to MTDRRLRDWLTHAPLTDATRVALLGFPSDEGVRRNGGRPGAAGGPAAIREALFTMTPDARHPAPFVEVLNHTADLGDVEVTGDLEADQQRLGETVADLLARGVVPILLGGGHETAYGHFLGYVGQGKPVHALNWDAHADVRPLKNGQAHSGSPFRQMLDHPSGLCTGYTVAGLLPWRVAADHARVPTEGVWAEDLTADRADRLVASLDGPTLATFDLDAVDAAPGVSAPGVGGLPVAVWLRAAEACGRSPHVRSVDVVELNPLLDLDGRSAVLAALTVWHILRGVARRETG, encoded by the coding sequence ATGACGGACCGCCGCCTCCGCGACTGGCTGACCCACGCGCCCCTCACCGACGCCACCCGCGTCGCTCTCCTCGGCTTCCCGTCCGACGAAGGCGTGCGGCGCAACGGGGGGCGCCCCGGCGCTGCAGGTGGGCCCGCGGCGATCCGCGAGGCGCTGTTCACGATGACGCCCGACGCCCGCCACCCCGCGCCGTTCGTCGAGGTGCTGAACCACACCGCCGACCTCGGCGACGTGGAGGTCACTGGCGACCTGGAGGCGGACCAGCAGCGCCTCGGCGAGACCGTGGCCGACCTGCTGGCGCGCGGAGTCGTCCCCATCCTCCTGGGCGGCGGGCACGAGACGGCCTATGGCCACTTCCTCGGGTACGTCGGCCAGGGGAAGCCCGTCCACGCCCTCAACTGGGATGCCCACGCCGACGTGCGGCCGCTCAAGAATGGGCAGGCCCACTCCGGCTCGCCGTTTCGGCAGATGCTCGACCACCCGTCGGGGCTGTGCACCGGCTACACCGTCGCCGGGCTCCTCCCGTGGCGCGTCGCCGCCGACCACGCCCGCGTCCCCACCGAGGGGGTCTGGGCCGAGGACCTCACCGCCGACCGCGCCGACCGGCTCGTGGCCTCCCTCGACGGCCCCACCCTCGCCACCTTCGACCTCGACGCCGTCGACGCGGCCCCCGGCGTCAGTGCGCCCGGCGTGGGCGGCCTGCCCGTGGCGGTCTGGCTGCGCGCCGCCGAGGCCTGCGGGCGCTCCCCGCACGTCCGCTCCGTCGACGTGGTGGAACTGAACCCGCTCCTCGACCTCGACGGACGCAGCGCTGTCCTGGCGGCCCTCACCGTCTGGCACATCCTGCGCGGGGTCGCCCGCCGAGAGACGGGATGA
- the hutI gene encoding imidazolonepropionase — MTVLTDIGQLATCPPDAPDAGLIPDAALVWDAGRIVWAGPEADLPDTFADADRQSADGRLVIPGLVDCHTHLAFAGDRADEFVERIKGTPYLEVARRGGGIQKTVRATRAASDADLEAAARERLAAMARQGVTTVEAKTGYGLTFADELRVLRLYRRLGEEGPQRIVATLLAAHIVPPEYADDRAAYVRLIVDEMLPAVANEGLADFVDVFVEETAFTAFEAWTIFAAAHAYGLGAKLHADQLSDGDGAALAAEVGAASADHLECVSPDGIRALAEAGVVAVSLPIATLVLGQEPLPARALLDAGVRVAVATDLNPGSAPSASLGLALWLACTRQRMTPEEALRGATAEAAHSLRLADGTGSLTPGSPADVALVDAPSLDAWLSTWRAEPVRRTVIAGETVWERRDGSGTEG, encoded by the coding sequence ATGACCGTCCTCACCGACATCGGCCAGCTGGCCACCTGCCCGCCCGACGCCCCTGACGCCGGGCTCATCCCCGACGCCGCGCTCGTCTGGGACGCGGGCCGCATCGTCTGGGCCGGCCCCGAGGCCGACCTCCCCGACACGTTCGCCGACGCCGACCGTCAGTCGGCCGACGGGCGCCTCGTGATTCCGGGCCTCGTCGACTGCCACACGCACCTCGCCTTTGCGGGCGACCGCGCCGACGAGTTCGTCGAGCGCATCAAGGGCACGCCCTATCTGGAGGTCGCGCGCCGGGGCGGCGGCATTCAGAAGACCGTCCGGGCCACTCGCGCCGCCTCCGACGCCGACCTGGAGGCGGCCGCCCGCGAGCGGCTCGCCGCGATGGCCCGGCAGGGCGTCACGACGGTCGAGGCCAAGACCGGCTACGGCCTCACCTTCGCCGACGAACTCCGCGTCTTGCGCCTCTACCGGCGCCTGGGGGAGGAGGGACCCCAGCGCATCGTCGCCACGCTGCTCGCCGCCCACATCGTCCCTCCGGAGTACGCCGACGACCGCGCCGCCTACGTCCGCCTGATCGTGGACGAGATGCTGCCCGCCGTCGCCAACGAGGGGCTGGCCGACTTCGTAGACGTGTTCGTCGAGGAGACGGCCTTCACCGCCTTCGAGGCGTGGACGATCTTCGCCGCCGCGCACGCCTACGGCCTGGGCGCCAAGCTCCACGCCGACCAGCTCAGCGACGGCGACGGCGCCGCGCTCGCCGCCGAAGTCGGCGCCGCCTCCGCCGACCACCTCGAGTGCGTCTCGCCCGACGGCATCCGGGCGCTCGCCGAGGCGGGCGTGGTGGCGGTCAGCCTGCCCATCGCGACCCTCGTGCTCGGCCAAGAGCCGCTGCCCGCCCGCGCGCTGCTGGACGCGGGCGTCCGCGTGGCCGTCGCCACCGACCTCAACCCCGGCTCCGCGCCGTCCGCCAGCCTGGGCCTTGCGCTGTGGCTCGCCTGCACGCGCCAGCGGATGACCCCCGAGGAGGCCTTGCGCGGCGCCACCGCCGAGGCCGCCCATTCCCTCCGCCTCGCCGACGGCACCGGCTCCCTCACCCCCGGCAGCCCGGCCGACGTTGCCCTCGTCGACGCCCCCTCTCTGGACGCGTGGCTCTCCACCTGGCGCGCGGAGCCCGTCCGTCGCACCGTGATCGCCGGCGAGACGGTGTGGGAGCGGAGGGACGGCAGCGGGACGGAGGGATGA